The following coding sequences lie in one Rutidosis leptorrhynchoides isolate AG116_Rl617_1_P2 chromosome 4, CSIRO_AGI_Rlap_v1, whole genome shotgun sequence genomic window:
- the LOC139840982 gene encoding uncharacterized protein: MDKAFKMLEFLVDDSDDEKIVSFVKSLTQEEVDGEASSSRVPRSRIYIVRDREDAAIRLYNDNFAESPVFSDKYFKRRFRMSRELFLRIVEGISNFNSVVIPDYFMYFQERPDATGRQSLTILQKCTAAIRQMAYGTTPDLFDEYIKLV, encoded by the coding sequence ATGGATAAAGCTTTCAAAATGTTAGAGTTTCTTGTGGATGATTCGGATGACGAAAAGATTGTTAGTTTTGTTAAAAGTCTAACGCAAGAAGAAGTCGATGGAGAGGCAAGTAGTTCTCGAGTCCCTCGATCCCGGATTTATATTGTTAGGGATCGAGAAGATGCGGCTATAAGGTTATACAATGATAATTTTGCGGAGTCACCGGTGTTTTCCGACAAATATTTTAAACGACGTTTTCGAATGAGTCGTGAGTTATTTCTTCGAATTGTTGAAGGTATATCTAATTTTAATAGTGTTGTTATTCCTGATTATTTTATGTATTTTCAGGAACGGCCCGATGCAACGGGCCGTCAAAGTTTGACAATTCTCCAAAAGTGCACAGCGGCCATACGTCAAATGGCGTATGGAACAACTCCTGATTTGTTTGATGAATATATAAAACTAGTTTAA